Proteins found in one Amycolatopsis aidingensis genomic segment:
- a CDS encoding endonuclease/exonuclease/phosphatase family protein translates to MTLSLVAAPVVQAAPSTGAVIAEVYGGGGNSGATLTHDFVELTTVGDTGVALDGWSVQYLPAAPSERSQWQVTELTGSVQPDGSYLVGQARGAGGSTPLPEPDAEGRIAMSSRAGTVALVAGTAKLTCLTAADCAADTRIVDLVGYGDAVVREGSPAPGTDNTTSVARTGPADTDDNAADFTEGEPNPRNAAGETPGGDEPDPVTARIHDIQGTTRISPLDGERVTGVTGVVTATRTFGSSRGFWFQDPEPDADPRTSEALFVYTGDTGFALSPGDAVSVTGTVKEYYPDYSEDSKYQSLTELGNAEWTVTSSGNPVPEATVIQPDTVPDELTALPGGNIEPLELRPDTYALDFWEARESERVSVADVRVVGPSTRYNELYVTTKPEQNPSARGGTVYLGYDRPNTGILKVESLIPFAERPFPRANTGDTLSGRTAGPVEYDQYGGYTLFASELGKVTDNGLERETTRRQRSGELAVATYNLENLSAVNEQAKFDELAGGIVHNLANPDIVTLEEIQDDNGPDGRGDGVVGAEQTLGRLVAAIEAAGGPRYEWRQIDPQDLADGGQPGGNIRVGFLFNPERVSFVDRPGGDATTPVEVVTERGEPRLSVSPGRIDPANAAWEDSRKPLVGEFVFGGRTVFVVANHFASKGGDEPTHGRFQPPTRGSEVQRIKQAEVVRAFADDLLAADPRANLVVAGDLNDYPFSPAVRTLTEGGALEALMNTLPERERYSYIYEGNSQVLDHVLVSDAPRGVDYDVVHINAEFAEQASDHDPQVVRFRPSTGNPVSDALNDLLDWLERIFGCLPHRS, encoded by the coding sequence ATGACCCTGAGCCTGGTCGCCGCCCCGGTGGTACAGGCAGCGCCGAGTACCGGTGCGGTGATCGCCGAGGTCTACGGCGGAGGCGGCAACTCCGGGGCCACGCTGACCCACGACTTCGTCGAGCTGACCACGGTCGGCGACACCGGGGTAGCCCTGGACGGCTGGAGCGTGCAGTACCTGCCCGCCGCGCCGAGCGAGCGCAGCCAGTGGCAGGTCACCGAGCTCACCGGCAGTGTCCAGCCGGACGGCAGCTACCTGGTCGGCCAGGCCAGGGGCGCCGGCGGCTCGACCCCGCTGCCGGAGCCGGACGCCGAGGGCCGGATCGCGATGAGCTCCCGCGCGGGCACCGTGGCGCTCGTCGCCGGCACCGCCAAGCTGACCTGCCTGACCGCGGCGGACTGCGCCGCCGACACCCGCATCGTGGACCTGGTCGGCTACGGCGACGCCGTGGTGCGGGAGGGATCGCCTGCGCCGGGGACGGACAACACCACCTCGGTCGCCCGCACCGGGCCCGCCGACACCGACGACAACGCCGCGGACTTCACCGAGGGCGAGCCGAACCCGCGCAACGCGGCGGGGGAGACCCCCGGCGGGGACGAGCCCGATCCGGTCACCGCCCGGATCCACGACATCCAGGGCACCACCCGGATCTCCCCGCTGGACGGCGAGCGGGTCACCGGGGTCACCGGGGTGGTCACCGCGACAAGGACCTTCGGCTCCAGCAGGGGTTTCTGGTTCCAGGACCCGGAACCGGACGCCGACCCGCGCACCAGCGAGGCCCTGTTCGTCTATACCGGCGACACCGGGTTCGCGCTGTCCCCCGGCGACGCGGTCAGCGTGACCGGCACGGTCAAGGAGTACTACCCGGACTACTCGGAAGACTCGAAGTACCAGTCGCTCACCGAACTCGGTAACGCGGAGTGGACGGTGACCTCCTCGGGCAACCCGGTTCCGGAAGCCACGGTGATCCAGCCGGACACCGTTCCGGACGAGCTCACCGCGCTGCCGGGCGGGAACATCGAGCCGCTGGAGCTGCGGCCGGACACCTACGCGCTGGACTTCTGGGAGGCGCGGGAGAGTGAGCGGGTCAGTGTCGCCGACGTGCGGGTGGTCGGGCCGAGCACGCGATACAACGAGCTGTACGTGACCACGAAGCCGGAGCAGAACCCCAGCGCCCGCGGGGGCACCGTGTACCTGGGTTATGACCGGCCGAACACCGGCATTCTCAAGGTGGAGTCGCTGATTCCCTTCGCCGAGCGGCCGTTCCCGCGGGCGAACACCGGGGACACGCTCTCCGGCCGCACCGCGGGCCCGGTGGAGTACGACCAGTACGGCGGGTACACCCTGTTCGCCAGCGAGCTCGGCAAGGTCACCGACAACGGGCTGGAGCGGGAGACCACCCGCCGCCAGCGCAGCGGTGAGCTCGCGGTGGCCACCTACAACCTGGAGAACCTCTCGGCGGTCAATGAGCAGGCCAAGTTCGACGAGCTGGCCGGCGGCATCGTGCACAACCTCGCCAACCCGGACATCGTCACGCTGGAGGAGATCCAGGACGACAACGGCCCGGACGGCAGGGGCGACGGCGTGGTCGGTGCCGAGCAGACCCTTGGCAGGCTGGTGGCTGCGATCGAGGCCGCGGGCGGCCCGCGGTACGAGTGGCGGCAGATCGACCCCCAAGACCTCGCCGACGGTGGCCAGCCTGGCGGCAACATCCGGGTCGGCTTCCTGTTCAACCCGGAACGTGTATCCTTTGTGGATCGTCCGGGCGGGGACGCGACCACCCCGGTCGAGGTGGTGACCGAGCGGGGCGAGCCACGGCTTTCCGTCTCGCCGGGCCGGATCGACCCGGCCAACGCGGCATGGGAGGACAGCCGCAAACCGCTGGTCGGCGAGTTCGTCTTCGGTGGCCGTACGGTGTTCGTGGTGGCCAACCACTTCGCCTCCAAGGGCGGGGACGAGCCGACCCACGGCCGGTTCCAACCGCCGACCCGTGGCTCCGAGGTGCAGCGGATCAAGCAGGCGGAAGTGGTCCGCGCCTTCGCCGACGACCTGCTGGCCGCCGACCCGCGGGCCAACCTGGTGGTGGCAGGCGACCTGAACGACTACCCGTTCTCGCCCGCCGTGCGCACGCTGACCGAGGGCGGCGCGCTGGAAGCGCTGATGAACACGCTGCCGGAGCGCGAGCGGTACAGCTACATCTACGAGGGCAACTCCCAGGTGCTGGACCACGTGCTGGTCTCGGACGCCCCGCGCGGGGTGGACTACGACGTGGTGCACATCAACGCGGAGTTCGCCGAGCAGGCCAGTGACCACGACCCGCAGGTGGTCCGCTTCCGCCCGAGCACCGGAAACCCGGTCTCGGACGCGCTGAACGACCTGCTGGACTGGCTGGAGCGTATCTTCGGCTGCCTCCCGCACCGGTCCTGA
- a CDS encoding FtsK/SpoIIIE domain-containing protein, which produces MGRKAGEQRARVISALDQLRKQIGLALGAATNARKSAENQLAKLELEQSIVQAGIEQAAADPRVVERANEPEMAGVFAWLDTVRKQFYGEWSDGPNRLRELVAASAPGAAGKPPGEWLGRVGTHSGVIAPELWRIGSAVVDGGDTGRTPGTELTFDVAVPLLDESHLSITSAPKTRPSIDALVENLLIRVLSTFEPGAVRVHLWDVGQLTAVLPNFYALSRTSALTVHDPTRLVDLLDELAGHIRRIHAHTMQAGYTSLQAARRDTGRRIEPWRIAVLYGNGEELQPEQLRELKRVASGALAAGISLILVDVPTALGGAVESISLLDERHAITSMTGSDLVVRLDRPLPAGQVGTAASRIAEALIAKQGGPRSFADLLPTELGKDRSARELRAPVGFYEGEPVEVVIGDASPHALIGGPSGSGKTNFLYALLGSLCARYSPEEFALYLLDFKEGVSFAGLAPGRKDESWLPHARLVGVNVNTDREFGLALLRFLADELRRRSAAAKDHEVTHLAELREQDPDGHWPRIVAVIDEFQYLFAGRDTVTALATSLLEDIARRGRSQGIHLVLASQDVAGIEAFWGKPAVFEQCTLRIAMPKARRVLSETNQAAVSAPKWHAVVNHDSGVAHGNQLAHIPDASAKGVFPGLQQRLWERYAASSQRPRLFDGAHAPVLEESRAFTELEYVSRPKALLGQSIEVTESARGVELSGAPGRNVAVLGTTQKEALSILNSAVRSLARQYQPGEAVFVLSCLVETCTEAVSGLCDWLAGAGHKVELVAPADLSGRVHALADDLSDVDIKRIVTLYGVDAALPALEQKSPGQASGLDQLRVLLKQGPANGLHVLGWWRGVSRLKDTLGFTGTDDIGAWAALDVQGSELSPFCAGQVVHWAPRPGRALFFDRSTHSAPEVIIPFHQPDPGDEE; this is translated from the coding sequence ATCGGAAGGAAGGCCGGCGAGCAACGCGCGCGGGTGATCTCCGCGCTGGATCAGCTGCGCAAGCAGATCGGGCTCGCCCTTGGTGCGGCGACGAATGCCAGGAAGTCGGCCGAGAACCAGCTCGCCAAGCTGGAGCTGGAGCAGTCGATCGTCCAGGCCGGGATCGAGCAGGCCGCGGCGGACCCGCGGGTCGTCGAGCGGGCGAACGAACCGGAGATGGCCGGGGTGTTCGCCTGGCTGGACACGGTCCGTAAGCAGTTCTACGGGGAATGGTCCGACGGGCCGAACCGGTTGCGGGAGCTGGTCGCGGCCAGTGCTCCCGGCGCCGCGGGCAAACCCCCTGGCGAGTGGCTCGGCCGGGTCGGAACGCACAGCGGGGTGATCGCCCCGGAGCTGTGGCGGATCGGCTCGGCCGTGGTGGATGGAGGTGACACCGGCCGCACCCCCGGCACCGAGCTGACCTTCGATGTCGCGGTCCCGCTGCTGGACGAGTCGCACCTTTCCATCACCTCCGCGCCGAAGACCCGCCCGAGCATCGACGCGCTGGTGGAGAACCTGCTGATCCGGGTGCTCAGCACCTTCGAGCCCGGCGCGGTGCGGGTGCACCTCTGGGACGTCGGGCAGCTCACCGCGGTGCTGCCGAACTTCTACGCCCTGAGCCGCACCAGCGCGCTCACCGTGCACGACCCGACCCGGCTGGTCGACCTGCTGGACGAGCTGGCCGGGCACATCCGGCGGATCCACGCGCACACCATGCAGGCGGGGTACACCTCGTTGCAGGCCGCGCGCAGGGACACCGGGCGGCGGATCGAACCATGGCGGATCGCCGTGCTCTACGGCAACGGCGAGGAACTGCAACCCGAGCAGCTGCGCGAGCTGAAGCGGGTGGCCTCCGGGGCGCTCGCCGCGGGCATCTCGCTGATCCTGGTGGACGTGCCGACCGCGCTCGGCGGCGCGGTGGAGAGCATCAGCCTGCTCGACGAGCGGCACGCGATCACCAGCATGACCGGTTCCGACCTGGTGGTCCGGCTGGACCGGCCGCTGCCTGCCGGGCAGGTCGGCACCGCGGCGAGCCGGATCGCCGAGGCGCTCATCGCCAAGCAGGGCGGTCCGCGCTCCTTCGCCGACCTGCTGCCAACCGAGCTCGGCAAGGATCGCTCGGCAAGGGAACTGCGCGCCCCGGTCGGGTTCTACGAGGGCGAGCCGGTGGAGGTGGTGATCGGTGACGCCAGCCCGCACGCACTGATCGGCGGGCCGAGCGGCTCCGGCAAGACCAACTTCCTGTACGCCCTGCTCGGCAGCCTGTGCGCGCGCTACTCGCCGGAGGAGTTCGCGCTGTACCTGCTGGACTTCAAGGAAGGCGTGTCCTTCGCCGGGCTCGCGCCGGGCCGCAAGGACGAGAGCTGGCTGCCACATGCCCGGCTGGTCGGGGTGAACGTGAACACCGACCGGGAGTTCGGGCTCGCGCTGCTGCGGTTCCTCGCCGACGAGCTGCGCAGGCGTTCGGCCGCGGCCAAGGACCACGAGGTGACCCACCTCGCCGAGCTGCGCGAGCAGGACCCGGATGGGCACTGGCCACGGATCGTCGCGGTGATCGACGAGTTCCAGTACCTGTTCGCGGGCCGGGACACGGTCACCGCGCTGGCCACCTCGCTGCTGGAGGACATCGCCCGGCGCGGCCGCTCGCAGGGCATCCACCTGGTGCTGGCCAGCCAGGACGTGGCCGGGATCGAGGCGTTCTGGGGCAAGCCCGCGGTCTTCGAGCAGTGCACGCTGCGGATCGCGATGCCCAAGGCGCGCCGGGTGCTGTCCGAGACCAACCAGGCCGCGGTGTCCGCGCCGAAGTGGCATGCCGTGGTCAACCACGACTCCGGGGTGGCGCACGGCAACCAGCTCGCGCATATCCCGGACGCTAGCGCGAAGGGCGTTTTCCCCGGCTTGCAGCAACGGCTGTGGGAACGTTATGCCGCCTCGTCCCAGCGGCCCCGGTTGTTCGACGGGGCGCACGCTCCGGTGCTGGAGGAGTCCCGCGCGTTCACCGAACTGGAGTACGTGAGCAGGCCGAAGGCGCTGCTCGGCCAGTCCATCGAGGTCACCGAGTCCGCCCGCGGGGTGGAGCTGTCCGGCGCCCCCGGCCGCAACGTGGCGGTGCTCGGTACCACGCAGAAGGAAGCACTGTCCATTCTGAACTCTGCGGTGCGCTCGCTCGCCCGCCAGTACCAGCCCGGCGAGGCCGTGTTCGTGCTCAGCTGCCTGGTGGAGACCTGCACCGAGGCGGTCAGCGGCCTGTGCGACTGGCTGGCCGGTGCGGGGCACAAGGTGGAGCTGGTGGCACCGGCCGATCTCTCCGGACGGGTACACGCCCTCGCCGATGATCTGTCCGATGTAGACATCAAACGGATCGTGACGCTGTACGGCGTGGACGCGGCGCTGCCCGCGCTGGAGCAGAAGTCACCCGGCCAGGCCAGCGGGCTGGACCAGTTGCGTGTGCTGCTCAAGCAGGGACCCGCCAACGGGTTGCACGTACTCGGCTGGTGGCGCGGGGTCAGCAGACTGAAGGACACCCTGGGCTTCACCGGGACCGACGACATCGGCGCCTGGGCCGCGCTGGACGTGCAGGGCAGCGAGCTCAGCCCGTTCTGCGCGGGCCAGGTGGTGCACTGGGCGCCGCGCCCTGGCCGCGCGCTGTTCTTCGATCGCAGCACGCACAGCGCGCCCGAGGTGATCATTCCCTTCCACCAACCGGATCCGGGAGACGAGGAATGA
- a CDS encoding isocitrate lyase/PEP mutase family protein: MRPGQNLRNNVSEGGVTPLIGVFDMFSASVAAQHYDGFFVSGFGFAASYYGLPDIGFIAWPDIVSFVQRLRLAFPGHHLLVDIDDGYVDPEVACHVVEHLEAIGASGVILEDQKRPRRCGHVEGKQVLPLPEYLEKLELVLRTRRDLLVVARTDATEEAEILRRAEALAATDADVILVDGVRSADWITRIRSVIGDKPLLFNQIAGGKSPRLSLSELERLGVDVAIYSTPCLFAAQSAMDRALTALKHNDGRLPQGEDQVGVAESLLLLEQNISRHHPKPALVGS, translated from the coding sequence ATGCGCCCTGGGCAGAATTTACGGAACAATGTTTCAGAAGGTGGCGTAACGCCGCTTATCGGAGTCTTCGACATGTTCTCCGCGTCGGTGGCGGCGCAGCACTACGACGGGTTCTTCGTGTCCGGGTTCGGCTTCGCCGCGTCGTACTACGGGCTGCCGGATATCGGGTTCATCGCCTGGCCGGACATCGTGAGCTTCGTCCAGCGGCTGCGCCTCGCCTTTCCAGGGCATCACCTGCTGGTGGACATCGATGACGGCTATGTCGACCCGGAGGTGGCCTGCCACGTGGTCGAGCACCTGGAGGCGATCGGTGCCTCCGGGGTGATCCTCGAGGACCAGAAGCGCCCCCGGCGCTGCGGCCATGTGGAGGGCAAGCAGGTGCTGCCGCTGCCGGAGTACCTCGAGAAGCTGGAGCTGGTGCTGCGAACCCGCCGCGACCTGCTGGTGGTGGCCCGCACGGACGCCACCGAGGAAGCCGAGATCCTGCGCAGGGCCGAGGCGCTGGCGGCGACCGACGCCGACGTCATCCTGGTCGACGGCGTGCGCAGCGCGGACTGGATCACCAGGATCCGTTCGGTGATCGGGGACAAGCCGCTGCTGTTCAACCAGATCGCGGGCGGGAAGTCCCCGCGGCTCTCGCTGTCGGAGCTGGAACGGCTCGGTGTGGACGTCGCGATCTACAGCACGCCCTGCCTGTTCGCCGCGCAGTCGGCGATGGACCGGGCGCTGACCGCGCTGAAGCACAACGACGGCCGGTTGCCGCAGGGCGAGGACCAGGTCGGCGTCGCAGAGTCGCTGCTGCTGCTCGAGCAGAACATCAGCAGGCACCACCCGAAGCCGGCGCTGGTCGGCAGCTGA